ATATACAAAACCGGTAATTGCTTTTCTGCCAGCTGGGAGGATATCTGCAATAGCAATGTTGACTTCCCAATTCCGGGATCACCGCCAATCAACGCCAGGGATCCAGGGACAATCCCGCCTCCCAGCACCCGGTTAAATTCCTTCATTGATGTCGCAATCCGCGGCTCTTTCTCAGATTCGATCGCCGTAATACTTTCCGGTTTGCTTACTTTATTTTTAACTCCACCAAGCGTTTGTCCGCTCCGCACAGTGGATGCTTCAAGTTCTTCCACTAATGTATTCCAATTACCACAGCCAGGACATTTCCCCATCCATTTGGCGGATTCATACCCGCATTCCTGACAAACATATTTCACTTTTCGTTTGGCCAAATCCATCCAACCCTTTCCCTGTATCTATCATTATATACGATTTACGTCTCATGAAAGTTACGGATTTCTATCATTTTTATAATAAAATTTACATATTTATTCCACAGACGGATGTGATGGTTCCTTTCGTCCATTTCTTAAGCTAAAAAAATGAAAGCTGGCAGTATTATTTCTTCCAGCTTTCATTCATAAAGGCGGGGATAAGTTGGCTTCTTTGTGAAGCGTAACAGCCCCACATACGATAAATACGAAGGAGACAATCTATAAAAACCTATGACAGTACCAGAAAATCCCCTTTATTATTTAACCCGATTTTAACTTTTTCGCCCTTGGAAATCGTCTCTTTCAATAGTTCCTCTGACAGAAGGTCTTCAATATTCTTCTGGATTGACCTGCGCAGCGGACGGGCGCCATACTCCGGATCAAATCCTTCATTGGCAATCTTTTCAACTGCTTTATCGGTAAGGTTGAATTCAATATCCTGTTCTCTCAGCCGTTTCTGCAGTTGGTGAATCATTAACGTCACAATATCTTTCATATGTTTCCGTTCAAGAGAATGGAATACAATCGTTTCATCAATACGGTTCAGAAATTCCGGACGAAATGCCTTTTTCAGCTCATCCGTTACTTTGGTTTTCATATTTTTATAATCCTGGGTTTCATCACCAAGATTGAAACCAACATATTTATTACGTTTGAGTTCATTTGCACCAACGTTTGATGTCATAATCAAAACCGTATTGCGGAAATCGACCACACGTCCTTTAGAATCAGTAAGCCGTCCATCTTCCAGCACCTGCAAAAGAATATTAAACACTTCCGGATGCGCTTTCTCAACTTCATCAAGCAACACAACGGAATATGGTTTTCTGCGTACTTTTTCCGTCAGCTGTCCGCCTTCATCGTAGCCGACGTATCCAGGAGGTGACCCTACAAGACGGGATGTAGAATGTTTTTCCATATACTCGGACATATCAATGCGGATCATTGCTTCTTCATCGGAGAACATTGCCTCTGCCAATGCCCTGGCCAGTTCTGTTTTACCTACACCGGTTGGCCCAAGAAAAATAAACGAACCGATTGGACGTTTAGGATCTTTTAATCCCGCACGTGCACGACGAATTGCTTTGGCTACTGCATCAACTGCTTCCTCCTGCCCGATGACACGGTTATGCAGCGTGTCTTCCAAGTTTAGCAGCCGCTCACTTTCTTCCTTTGTTAATTGTGAAACAGGTACACCAGTCCACACCGATACAACATTGGCAATATCCTCAATTGCAACCTCAGATGTTTCCTGTCCTTGTTTTTCTTTCCATTCCTTTTTGGTTTCCTCTACTTCTTCACGCAGGCGCTGCTCGGAATCTCGTAATGATGCTGCTTTTTCAAATTCCTGACTCTGTACAGCTGAGTCTTTTTCTTTCCTGACCTCTTCCAATTTTTCCTCAAGTTCTTTCAAATTCGGCGGAATTGTATAGGAGCGAAGGCGCACTTTTGATCCCGCTTCATCAATTAAATCAATCGCCTTATCCGGCAAGAACCGATCGGTAATATAACGGTCAGACAGACTTGCTGCTGCTTCCACTGCTTCATCCGTAATGGTTACACGATGATGTGCTTCATAACGATCACGCAGTCCTTTTAAAATCTGCACGGTTTCATCAAGTGTAGGCTCATCAACTTGAATTGGCTGGAACCGGCGCTCCAATGCAGCATCTTTTTCAATATACTTGCGATACTCATCCAAGGTGGTTGCCCCAATACATTGCAGTTCACCGCGGGATAATGCAGGTTTCAAAATATTGGAAGCATCGATGGCACCCTCTGCACCACCTGCACCAATCAATGTATGCAATTCATCAATAAACAGAATGATATTTCCTGCCTGACGAATTTCCTCCATTACTTTTTTCAGACGGTCTTCAAACTCACCACGATATTTTGTGCCTGCGACAACAGTTCCCATATCCAGGGTCATGACGCGTTTATCCCGCAAAATTTCCGGGATTTCATTATTTACAATCTGCTGTGCAAGCCCTTCAGCAACTGCTGTTTTACCTACACCTGGCTCCCCAATCAGAACCGGGTTGTTTTTCGTACGCCGGCTCAGAACCTGTATAACACGCTCAATTTCTTTGCTGCGTCCGATGACCGGATCCACATTTCCTTCTTTCGCGCTTACTGTTAAATCCCTTGCAAGGGAATCCAATGTCGGGGTATTCGCATTCGATGTCTGTGCGGCACGTCCCTGACGTCCTGCCTGTGACTCATTGCTCCCCAAAAGCTGCAATACCTGCTGACGCGCTTTATTCAGACTGACGCCAAGATTGTTCAGAACACGTGCAGCAACTCCTTCTCCTTCACGAATTAAACCAAGTAATATATGTTCTGTCCCCACGTAGGAATGGCCAAGCTTTCGTGCCTCATCCTGTGAAAGTTCCACTACCTTTTTGGCACGTGGTGTATAATGGATGGTTTGCATCGGCTGTTTTCCCACACCGATAAGTTTCTCAACTTCCTCTTGAATTTTGGATACCTCAAGCCCTAGTGATTGCAGCGCTTTTGCTGCAATTCCGTCACCTTCACGCACCAGACCAAGCAGTACATGCTCTGTACCAATATTGTTATGGCCCAGTCGAACTGCTTCCTCCTGGGATAGTGCCAATACCTTTTGCGCCCGTTCTGTAAAACGTCCAAACATCATACCAAATTTCCTCCCATCTATTTCTCTAACTGCAATCTCTCACGAATGAGCGATGCCCTCAGTACATCACGTTCATCCGGGGATAATGTTTTTCCTGCATATTGCTGTAAAAATCCCGGTTGCGTTAATACCATTAATTCATTAAGTATATTATGTGAAACATTGTTGATGATTCCCATATCGATTCCCAGACGAACATTTGATAAACATGCAGCTGATTCCTTGGATTCGATAATCCTGCTAAATTCCAGCACTCCATAAGAACGATAAATTCTGTCTTCCAGTTGTATGCCGGATCGTTCCATAATCCGATTACGTGCATTACGTTCATGCTCAATTAATTGATGCACGACCCCCTGTAAATCTTCAATGATATCTTCCTCTGATTTACCAAGGGTTATCTGATTGGAAATCTGAAAAATGTTACCCTGTGCCTCACTGCCTTCACCATAAATTCCACGGACCACCAGACCAAGCTGATTGATTGCAGGAATCATCCGGTTAATTTGCTTTGCCATTGCCAATGCCGGCAAATGCATCATAACTGATGCACGCATGCCGGTACCAACGTTGGTAGGGCAGCTTGTTAAATAGCCTTGCTTTTCATCAAATGCGAAATCTATTTTTTCTTCAAGCCAATCATCGAATTCAAATGCTTTTTCCAGTGCTTTATTTAATTGAAACCCAGGAAAATAGAGCTGAATACGCATATGGTCTTCTTCATTAATCATGACTGACACCTGTTCGTTTTTGGAAATCAGGACAGCCGATATCTCATCCTGTTCCACTAAATATGGACTGATCAGGTGCTTTTCAACGAGCACTCTTTTTTCCACCGCTGTCAGGTCTTTTAGCGGGATAAATTCAAAGTCTTTATATCCCTGAAACGATTGATTCGCATATTGGTCCTCCATAAATGTACTTACCTTCTGCAGTTCATCTACACTTGCCAGAATTGGAAATGCATATGATGAAAAGTTTCTGGCAAGGCGAATCCGACTGCTTAATACAATATCACTATCGGGGCCTTCTTCCCGCATCCAGGGACTGATTGCTTCATTCATAAAATTTTGCAAGGTCATGAATTATCACCCCGCTTGTGATTCTCCAGTTCTTTAATTTGGTCCCTGACCTTTGCCGCTTCTTCAAAAGCTTCTTCTTTGATAAGACCCTGCAGTTCATTCTTTAGGGACTCAATCTGTTTTTTGGTTTGCAGAGCGCCCCCTTTTCGATTTGGAATTTTTCCGCTGTGTTGTGTATTCCCGCTGTGCACTCTACGGAGAATTGGATCAAGACGGTTGGAGAATGTGTGATAGCATTCTGCACAACCAAATTTTCCGACGCGTTTAAATTCCGAAAAAGTCATCTTGCATTGTGGGCACTGCAATTCTTTTGTTTGTTGATAGGAGGTCTTTTGTGGACTTTCCATGGATGATGCATCAAAATTAAACAACCCCGTCAATAAATCATGCAATGAATAGCCATCATCCGGATATGTCATATAACCTTTTTCCTGTGCGCATTTTTCACACACATGCACTTCTGTTTTACTTCCATTTATCACTTGTGTGAAGTGAAGCGTAGCAGATCGATTGTGACACTCCTGACACTCCATAAATCCTCCCCCTCTATTCTTCTTTGCTTAAATATTTCAACGTTGACAACATAGCGGTCAACACACGTGCCCGCACTTCATCCCGCAATGGCAGCTGAAATGCCAATGTTTTTCTATCCATTACACTGAGCATCAGTTTTGCCTCACGTTTCGTTATTAATTGTTCTTCCAGCAATCTTTCCAAAACATCAAGTGCCGCCTGCTGTGTAACTTTTGGATTAATCAGTTCGATGATATCATCAATCAATTCAGCCTTATCCTGATACCTGATGCGGATGATACGGATATATCCGCCGCCACCGCGTTTGCTTTCCACTATATATCCTTTTTCCACCGTAAAGCGTGTATTAATCACATAATTTATTTGTGAAGGTACACATTGAAACTGATCTGCTATTTCACTTCGC
Above is a window of Virgibacillus siamensis DNA encoding:
- the clpC gene encoding ATP-dependent protease ATP-binding subunit ClpC, producing MMFGRFTERAQKVLALSQEEAVRLGHNNIGTEHVLLGLVREGDGIAAKALQSLGLEVSKIQEEVEKLIGVGKQPMQTIHYTPRAKKVVELSQDEARKLGHSYVGTEHILLGLIREGEGVAARVLNNLGVSLNKARQQVLQLLGSNESQAGRQGRAAQTSNANTPTLDSLARDLTVSAKEGNVDPVIGRSKEIERVIQVLSRRTKNNPVLIGEPGVGKTAVAEGLAQQIVNNEIPEILRDKRVMTLDMGTVVAGTKYRGEFEDRLKKVMEEIRQAGNIILFIDELHTLIGAGGAEGAIDASNILKPALSRGELQCIGATTLDEYRKYIEKDAALERRFQPIQVDEPTLDETVQILKGLRDRYEAHHRVTITDEAVEAAASLSDRYITDRFLPDKAIDLIDEAGSKVRLRSYTIPPNLKELEEKLEEVRKEKDSAVQSQEFEKAASLRDSEQRLREEVEETKKEWKEKQGQETSEVAIEDIANVVSVWTGVPVSQLTKEESERLLNLEDTLHNRVIGQEEAVDAVAKAIRRARAGLKDPKRPIGSFIFLGPTGVGKTELARALAEAMFSDEEAMIRIDMSEYMEKHSTSRLVGSPPGYVGYDEGGQLTEKVRRKPYSVVLLDEVEKAHPEVFNILLQVLEDGRLTDSKGRVVDFRNTVLIMTSNVGANELKRNKYVGFNLGDETQDYKNMKTKVTDELKKAFRPEFLNRIDETIVFHSLERKHMKDIVTLMIHQLQKRLREQDIEFNLTDKAVEKIANEGFDPEYGARPLRRSIQKNIEDLLSEELLKETISKGEKVKIGLNNKGDFLVLS
- a CDS encoding protein arginine kinase is translated as MTLQNFMNEAISPWMREEGPDSDIVLSSRIRLARNFSSYAFPILASVDELQKVSTFMEDQYANQSFQGYKDFEFIPLKDLTAVEKRVLVEKHLISPYLVEQDEISAVLISKNEQVSVMINEEDHMRIQLYFPGFQLNKALEKAFEFDDWLEEKIDFAFDEKQGYLTSCPTNVGTGMRASVMMHLPALAMAKQINRMIPAINQLGLVVRGIYGEGSEAQGNIFQISNQITLGKSEEDIIEDLQGVVHQLIEHERNARNRIMERSGIQLEDRIYRSYGVLEFSRIIESKESAACLSNVRLGIDMGIINNVSHNILNELMVLTQPGFLQQYAGKTLSPDERDVLRASLIRERLQLEK
- a CDS encoding UvrB/UvrC motif-containing protein, whose protein sequence is MECQECHNRSATLHFTQVINGSKTEVHVCEKCAQEKGYMTYPDDGYSLHDLLTGLFNFDASSMESPQKTSYQQTKELQCPQCKMTFSEFKRVGKFGCAECYHTFSNRLDPILRRVHSGNTQHSGKIPNRKGGALQTKKQIESLKNELQGLIKEEAFEEAAKVRDQIKELENHKRGDNS
- a CDS encoding CtsR family transcriptional regulator, encoding MSNISDIIERHLKQILEAARQESIEIKRSEIADQFQCVPSQINYVINTRFTVEKGYIVESKRGGGGYIRIIRIRYQDKAELIDDIIELINPKVTQQAALDVLERLLEEQLITKREAKLMLSVMDRKTLAFQLPLRDEVRARVLTAMLSTLKYLSKEE